From a region of the Acetonema longum DSM 6540 genome:
- a CDS encoding DUF4194 domain-containing protein, translated as MNVLDDLAFSRTLVALFKNVIFKETDPETWEVILAQKYKIEDYVSKVGLILIVDEMDGYGYLKQRLYGEGEEEIPRLVSRHALSYPVSLLLVLLRKQLLEFDSTTGDQRLIVTRQQIAERMQLFLKDTTNEAKMVANIDNHIKKIEDMGFLRRLRGSEDSFEVQRVLRSFVNAEWLRDVNELLDKYRVYAGGETGEGESQE; from the coding sequence ATGAATGTTTTGGATGATTTGGCATTTTCGAGGACTCTGGTGGCTCTCTTTAAAAACGTTATCTTTAAAGAAACAGACCCGGAAACTTGGGAAGTGATCTTGGCCCAGAAATATAAAATTGAGGATTATGTAAGCAAAGTCGGCCTCATCCTAATTGTTGACGAGATGGATGGTTATGGGTATCTGAAACAGCGCCTTTACGGGGAAGGAGAGGAGGAGATTCCCCGTCTGGTGTCCCGTCATGCATTGAGTTATCCGGTCAGCCTCCTGCTTGTCCTGCTCCGAAAACAATTACTGGAGTTTGATTCAACTACAGGAGACCAGCGGCTCATCGTAACCAGGCAGCAGATTGCCGAACGGATGCAGTTGTTCCTGAAAGATACAACCAATGAAGCCAAAATGGTAGCGAATATTGACAACCATATTAAAAAGATTGAAGACATGGGTTTCTTGCGCCGTTTGCGGGGCAGCGAAGATAGTTTCGAAGTACAGCGCGTCCTTCGCAGTTTTGTCAATGCGGAATGGCTTCGTGATGTTAACGAACTGCTGGATAAGTATCGGGTTTATGCCGGCGGAGAGACAGGAGAAGGGGAGAGTCAGGAATGA
- a CDS encoding ATP-binding protein — MSLLNLKQEYPGLLFGATPGFRLAKLEVLNWGTFDGQVWTFSPGGETSLLTGDVGSGKSTLVDALTTLLVAPRKVAYNKAADSSAKERSITSYVRGYFGQKKSAEGTGQPDSLRDMQHYSVLLATFQDSGLSQSVTLAQFFWYQDAQKPPARFYVVADKEMWITQDFSKFDKDVRELKKRLKNSGVRVFEDYTRYAEVFRRKFGIEQEQALDLFQQTISMKKVEALTEFVRANMLQVPNTEEEVEKLKNHFQDLNSAHEAVLKAKRQIELLHPIADQGKRCEQMDNRQNLMEKSLRALSPWFAEQTAALLTDEIARIEQDLILAAGAREQAEIKQREIEESIKKTERDIYANGGGALEALKAEIENLRQILDHIRKNWANYANCAGKLKLSMPKTVDDFISNRSKLPEIKSNEETLQGRLNADLQAAAGETARAEKETQTVAEELESLRSRRTSIPREYIEKRKQLCRDLKLEETELPFAGELLEVREEEAGWEGAIERLLHNFGLSMLVPEKHYPAVMRWVDQTMLGIRLVYYRVSETSQPVSGQPHPAAVSEKLNIKPNTSFGIWLTRELRQRFSHVCCEGREQFSRESLAITQAGQIKSKGNRHEKDDRYAIDDRRRYILGFSNQKKIEVLEANEQELKAEIRFYRDEIDNIRKQQKESQERLNAAVTMEGITGFADIDTRSKEKEIDEKEERRKRIEQGSDVLQELQHRLTELEEMKKTQEDVLKKAGKKETTLENRLGSLTQDKERADATAAETAPAMKEEEYPFLEKNKGTALQNKKVTLESRIALERDYRDWLEKERGILAREISQLRGKIIKAMSEYNNQYAEETREVDPSMESLPEYNRMLAQLESDGLPRFEKRFKQLLHENTINQIALFQAKLKQEQDTIKSRIEQINGSLSAIDYDEGRYIRLEHDETYDSDIKAFRVQLKACTEGALTGSSDDQYAETKFLQVKAIIERFRGRPGETESDARWTKKVIDVRNWFLFAASERWRETDEEYEHYTDSGGKSGGQKEKLAYTILAASLVYHFGLEGQDSRPQSFRFVVIDEAFLKSSDESARFGLELFKKLDLQLLIVTPLLKIPTIAHFIAHVGFVHHDDIRHRSMLRNISIEEYEQERKAREVARYVHRVV; from the coding sequence ATGAGTTTGTTGAACTTGAAGCAGGAATATCCTGGGCTGCTCTTTGGCGCGACACCAGGTTTCCGGCTAGCCAAGCTGGAAGTGTTGAATTGGGGCACCTTTGACGGACAGGTCTGGACGTTTTCCCCCGGAGGGGAAACATCACTTTTGACTGGCGATGTGGGTTCGGGTAAATCTACTCTGGTCGATGCGCTGACAACCCTTCTGGTCGCGCCGCGAAAAGTAGCCTATAACAAAGCGGCTGATTCCAGTGCCAAGGAGCGTTCAATCACGTCTTATGTCCGTGGTTACTTTGGTCAGAAGAAAAGCGCCGAAGGGACCGGCCAACCGGATTCTTTGAGGGATATGCAGCATTATTCCGTCTTGCTGGCGACCTTTCAGGACTCGGGTTTGTCCCAGTCTGTCACCTTAGCGCAGTTTTTTTGGTATCAGGATGCGCAGAAGCCACCGGCTCGTTTTTATGTTGTGGCTGATAAAGAAATGTGGATTACACAGGATTTTTCCAAGTTTGACAAGGATGTCCGCGAATTGAAAAAGCGTTTGAAAAATAGCGGTGTCCGGGTATTTGAGGATTATACCCGCTATGCGGAAGTTTTCCGCAGAAAATTTGGGATTGAACAGGAACAGGCCTTGGATTTATTTCAGCAGACTATTTCCATGAAAAAGGTGGAAGCCCTTACCGAGTTTGTACGGGCTAATATGCTGCAGGTTCCTAATACAGAAGAGGAAGTCGAGAAACTAAAAAATCATTTCCAAGATTTGAATAGTGCTCATGAGGCTGTTCTGAAGGCTAAGAGACAGATTGAACTGCTTCATCCCATTGCAGACCAGGGCAAACGCTGCGAACAGATGGATAACAGACAAAATCTGATGGAAAAGTCGCTCCGCGCCCTGAGTCCTTGGTTCGCGGAACAAACAGCGGCTTTGTTGACTGATGAAATCGCCAGGATTGAACAAGATCTGATTTTGGCTGCAGGGGCGCGGGAACAGGCGGAAATCAAACAACGAGAAATCGAAGAAAGTATCAAAAAGACCGAGCGAGATATTTACGCTAATGGCGGTGGGGCGTTGGAAGCATTAAAAGCTGAAATTGAGAACCTGCGCCAAATCCTTGATCACATTCGCAAAAACTGGGCAAACTATGCGAATTGTGCCGGAAAATTAAAATTATCCATGCCAAAAACAGTGGACGATTTCATTAGCAACCGGTCAAAATTGCCGGAAATCAAGTCTAACGAAGAAACATTACAAGGTCGTTTGAATGCAGACCTTCAGGCGGCTGCCGGGGAAACGGCCAGAGCGGAGAAAGAAACGCAGACAGTGGCTGAAGAACTGGAGTCTCTCCGTTCACGGAGAACAAGCATCCCCCGTGAATACATTGAGAAACGAAAACAACTCTGCCGAGATTTGAAGCTTGAGGAAACGGAACTCCCCTTTGCCGGCGAATTATTGGAAGTCAGGGAAGAAGAAGCCGGTTGGGAAGGCGCGATTGAAAGACTCCTGCATAATTTTGGCCTCTCGATGCTTGTGCCCGAAAAGCACTATCCGGCTGTCATGAGATGGGTGGACCAGACGATGCTGGGAATAAGACTGGTCTATTACCGGGTATCCGAAACGTCACAGCCTGTTTCCGGTCAGCCGCATCCTGCGGCCGTATCGGAAAAGCTGAACATTAAGCCGAATACCTCCTTTGGCATTTGGCTGACCAGGGAACTCCGCCAGCGTTTCTCCCATGTTTGCTGCGAAGGCAGGGAGCAATTCAGCCGCGAATCGCTGGCCATTACCCAGGCCGGACAGATTAAGTCAAAAGGCAACCGGCATGAAAAAGACGATCGATACGCAATTGATGACCGCCGCCGTTACATCCTGGGATTTTCCAATCAGAAAAAAATTGAGGTCTTAGAGGCAAATGAGCAGGAACTCAAAGCAGAGATCCGATTCTACCGGGACGAAATCGACAATATTCGCAAGCAGCAAAAGGAAAGCCAGGAGCGGTTAAACGCTGCCGTCACTATGGAAGGAATCACCGGTTTTGCCGACATTGATACCCGTTCCAAGGAAAAAGAAATCGATGAAAAAGAAGAGCGAAGAAAGAGAATAGAACAAGGAAGCGATGTGCTGCAAGAACTGCAGCACCGGTTGACTGAACTGGAGGAAATGAAGAAAACTCAGGAAGATGTTTTAAAAAAGGCTGGCAAAAAGGAGACAACGCTTGAAAACAGGCTGGGAAGCCTTACTCAAGATAAGGAGCGGGCGGATGCAACCGCTGCGGAAACTGCGCCGGCAATGAAGGAAGAGGAATATCCCTTTTTAGAAAAAAACAAAGGCACGGCTTTGCAAAATAAGAAAGTAACCCTGGAAAGCAGAATCGCGCTGGAACGGGATTACCGGGACTGGCTTGAGAAAGAACGCGGCATATTGGCAAGGGAGATTAGTCAGCTAAGAGGAAAAATTATCAAGGCCATGTCCGAATACAACAATCAGTACGCCGAAGAAACAAGAGAAGTGGATCCAAGTATGGAAAGCCTTCCGGAATATAACCGCATGCTGGCGCAACTGGAAAGCGACGGATTGCCCCGGTTTGAAAAGCGGTTTAAGCAATTATTGCATGAAAACACGATCAATCAGATTGCCTTATTCCAGGCCAAATTAAAGCAGGAACAAGATACTATTAAAAGTCGGATTGAACAAATCAACGGCTCTTTGAGCGCCATTGACTATGACGAAGGCCGCTATATCCGTCTGGAACATGACGAAACCTATGACAGCGATATCAAGGCTTTCCGGGTACAGCTGAAAGCCTGTACGGAAGGGGCCTTGACCGGATCCAGCGATGATCAATACGCGGAGACGAAGTTCCTGCAGGTGAAAGCTATCATTGAACGTTTCCGGGGCAGGCCCGGCGAGACGGAAAGCGATGCGCGCTGGACTAAAAAGGTGATTGACGTACGCAACTGGTTTTTATTCGCCGCTTCGGAACGGTGGCGCGAAACTGATGAGGAATATGAGCATTATACGGATTCGGGCGGAAAATCAGGCGGTCAGAAAGAAAAATTGGCTTATACGATTCTCGCGGCTAGTCTGGTCTACCATTTCGGCTTGGAGGGACAGGATTCCCGGCCGCAATCCTTCCGTTTTGTCGTCATCGACGAGGCTTTTCTGAAGAGCTCGGACGAGTCGGCGCGGTTTGGGCTGGAACTGTTTAAAAAGCTGGATCTACAGCTGCTGATTGTCACGCCGTTGCTTAAGATCCCCACCATTGCTCACTTCATTGCTCATGTAGGCTTTGTGCATCATGATGATATCAGACATCGGTCCATGCTGCGAAATATCTCCATTGAAGAATACGAGCAGGAACGGAAGGCCCGGGAGGTAGCGCGCTATGTCCACCGGGTGGTCTGA